Proteins encoded by one window of Actinomycetota bacterium:
- a CDS encoding PPOX class F420-dependent oxidoreductase encodes MSEERWRAFLLERPRTAKLATTRRDGRPHIAPIWIAVDDDGAVIFTTGATSLKGRSIRRDPRISMCVDDDRPPFSFVILEGTAEVTEDPDEMLRAATRIGGRYMGEDRAEEFGRRNGQAGELLVKLNPSRVIAREGISD; translated from the coding sequence ATGTCCGAGGAACGCTGGAGAGCCTTCCTCCTGGAACGTCCCCGTACCGCCAAGCTGGCCACCACCCGCCGGGACGGCCGGCCCCACATCGCACCGATCTGGATCGCCGTCGACGACGACGGCGCGGTCATCTTCACGACCGGAGCCACCAGCCTCAAGGGCCGGTCGATTCGCAGGGACCCCCGGATCAGCATGTGCGTCGACGACGACCGCCCGCCCTTCTCCTTCGTGATCCTGGAGGGAACCGCCGAGGTCACCGAGGACCCCGATGAGATGCTCCGGGCGGCTACCCGCATCGGCGGCCGCTACATGGGCGAGGACCGCGCCGAAGAATTCGGCCGCCGAAACGGGCAGGCCGGCGAGCTCCTCGTGAAGCTCAACCCCTCCCGGGTGATCGCGCGCGAGGGCATCTCGGACTGA